In the Oscillospiraceae bacterium genome, TGGCAGAACAGGAAGCAGAGCGGCAGCGCTACGCCGAGCAAATTACCCGGTTTTGTGAAGCGAAGGGGCTGTTTCCGCAGGTCATGCAATATGACGATCAGGAACGTTTTTTTGAAACGGCGCAGAAAGATGCTCCGACCAATGCCGTCATTGCACTTTCCGGGGTGGCCGGGTTGAATGCGGCGGAGCACCTTCGTTCCTTATGCCCCGCGTGCCGGATGATCTGGTGCAGTGACCTGGATTTCTCTCTTCACGCCTTCCGGCTGCGGGCCGACTATTTCCTGATGAAGCCGGTTTCCGAAGAAGCATTCCGGCAAGGACTGAATGCCTGGATTGAATAAACGGGCATCGAACCAAACCGAGACAACAAGCACAAAAATGGAGGAAATCAATGAAAAAGAAAAAGTTACAATGTTCTGTACCAACCCTTCTGCTGGCCGGCGTGTTGTGCCTGACATTGGCGGCCTGCGGTGCGAAGCAGCCTTCCGACATGCCTGCATCGGATACAGACTCCACGGTAAGCGCTGCCCTGCCGGTAAAGGCCATGAATGCCAAACGTGTTGACGAAAACCCTTATATGGCAAAGAGCGACGCCAACATTCACCACGACGGCTACAATACCGACTCTACGGATGAAGTCCTGCCGCTTGGCATCTATCCGGAGATCAATGTTTCCTATGAAAGAACCAACGCGAACGCTTCGCCTGCCATTTACTTTGACAGCTATGGCCACGCAGTCGTTCCGCTGCTCGGCGGCATCGCCATCCGCGATCTGAACGCGGAGGAAACCACGACGCTGGGCTATTTCTCTCCAAAGCAGCATGACGGCGGCGGTTACGTCATCCAGAGCTCCTATACGTTCCTGGACTCGGAAAACCGCATCGTCTGCCCCACCAGCAACAACCATGTGCTGATGCTGCGGGCAACCGATGAAGCAGGAAACGTCCTGCCTGAATTTGAAAAGGTACTGGACATTGACATCAAGGCGGCAGCTGAAGCTGCGCTCGGCAAGGAGCTGACGCAGAACCTTCTGTCCGTGGTCTTTGACTACGAAGGAAACCTCTGGTTTGCCACCGGCGGCTTCCGCATCTACCCGGAGCGCCAGCAGCAGGGCGTGATGGGCTATATCGCCCACTCGGCGATCGAGGCGATCCTGAACGGAGAGCAGGCTGACCTTTCGAAGGCCGTCTTCGTCTACGGGCTGGCGCTCGGCGAGGGCGCGGAAAACGGGATTGCCGCCTCCAAGGACGGCGCGGTCATCCTGACAAACCAGAACTGCTATCTGCTGCGTGCCAATAACGGTGTCGAGGCTGTCTGGTGCACACCGTATGAGAGCGTCGGCGCGAAGGTCAGCGGCGAAAACGACAAGACCACCGGCGGCGGTCTTGCCTGGGGCGGCGGCTGCTCCCCGTCGCTGACGCCGGATTTTGTGATGTTCACCGACAACGCGGATCCAGTCAAGCTGCTGGCGCTCGATATGAAGACCGGTGAGATCGTTGCAAGCGTGCCGGTGCTGGATGATCTGCCCGAGGGCTATCAGGTGGCGATTGAAAACTCTGCCATCGTCTACGACGACAGTGAGGGCACCGTCAGCACTATTGTGTGCAACTGGTTCGGCGCAGGCAGCGCAGGCCTTGCCGATCCCAACAGTGACTCTTCCATCCAGAGCTATGCCAACATCTATGACACAAACTGGCTGACAAAGGGCAACTGCATGATCGCGCCCGGCGTCGAGCGCGTGGACACCGTGAAAACCGATAGCGGCTATGAGATGAAGAGCATCTGGTCTCGAAATGACCTGAGCGATACATCGATTCTCAAGCTCTCCACCGCGACGGGCTATATCTACGGCTATGTGCAGGATCTGGAAAGCGGCATGTGGCAGTACATCATTCTGGACTTTGCCACCGGCGAGACGGTATTCACCATGGACGTCTCCAACAAATATGGCTACAATAACATGGCTATCGGTATGTATGCCGGAAACAGCGGCAACGCGCTCTACTGCCCGACGGGCTATCTGGAACTGCTCAGATTACAGGATCGCTTCGTCTATCTGCCCGAAATGCCGTACCGAGAGGTCGATCTCGATAAGGCCGCGCGGAACGTACTGACACAGGAACAGTTTGAGCAAGCCGGCGGCGAAGGTACGGTCGCGAGCTGGCGCAATACTGTGACGGTCGAAAACGTCCACCCCAACACGACGGTCTCGTTCCGGATGAACAATCTTTCCGGAAGCGCCGCTGATTTGAAGCTCTATGCCTACGGTGCAGACGGAAAGCTGGCGGAGGTCAGCAAAGAGCTGTGGACGATCACGGATGAAGCCGGGACTAGCGTGGATACCCTGGCCGACGGCACACTGTATGAGCTGCGTGTGAGCGTCGCGGACGGCGGCGCGTTCGACCTGAGCGAGGCGGAAAAGGAGATCAAAATTTCCGTTATACTTGCAAAGTAAGACTCAAGGAAGGCTCCGGTGCCAAAAGCGCCGGAGCCTTCCCCAGCCTGTCAAAAAACCACAAAATCACCCCCGTTTCTGATATAATGAAAGAAACGGGGTGTAAAGCTGGATCTTTTACCCGACGCACATCGGGCTGCTTTATATCCTTGCTGCGCTTGCCGCCTGAAAAAATGACATAAAATATGCAGGAAACGCTATCAACGTCGGCTACCGCCGATCGATATTGCCCAGGCCTACGGCAACGGGGAGGGGGGCGGCGCAGTCTGGCTGTGCTACATCACGGCCCCGCATAAGGCTGGGCAACAAGCACAAAAGCGGCCCGGGATGACGCACATTTTTGTAACATGTGCGGCTGTTTTGTCAAAAGACTTGCAAAATGCACGATTTTGTGTTATTATTTCAAGCCGAAACGCAAAGCAAGAAATCCTGTACTACGCTGTCCCGCGCGGCAGCAAATAACCAGCATTTCCGGCGTCGGTCCTTTGCGGGGCCGGCGCCTTTTTGTGCAAAAGGAGCCCTTATGCCTTTATCCGTAAAAACAAAAGAGCATTTCCGACGCCGCATGGCACTGGCTGGCCCTAAGTGGGGCGCACTGATGGGCGGCGCGGTGGCACTGGCGGGCGTGATCATGTTCACGACCTCTGCCCTGCATTTTGTCACCGTTACCGACACCCACGGCGGCAACACCCGCATCCTGACGGTCAACCAGACCGAGGCCGCTGTGCTGGCCCAGGCGGGCGTGGCCCCGCTGGGGGAAAACGACCGCATCGTCACCTCGGAGACACCGGACGGCGAGCTGATGCAGGTGCTGCGGGCCTACACTGTGCCGGTCACCGCGGACGGCCAGACCCAGGAGATCATCACTACCGGCGCGACCACCCGCGACCTGCTGACCCAGGCGGGCCTGACCTACACCGAGGAGGACTATCTGACCCCCGCCGCCGATGAGACCGTCCCCGAGGGCGGCAGCGTCACCCTGCAGCGCGTCAGCTACGTGGAGTACACCGAGGACGAGACCGTCCCCAGCGAGGTGGAGGAGATCCCCACCAGCCTGTATTACCGCAAACAGGACAAAGTGCAGGTGGTCCAGCAGGGGACAGATGGCCTGGACACTGTAACCTACCGCGAGACCTGGGTGGACGGCCAGCAGGTCGACACCGAGGAGATCGGCCGCGAGACCCAGATCGGCATGATCCCCACCATCCAGAAAGTCTATGGAGAACAGGCGTCTGTCTCCAGCTTCGTGGGCCCTGAGGTCGAGGATGGCGTGCCCGTGGAAGGTGTCGCTGCCGTCTACACCAGCCAGCGCGCCACGGCCTACTCGGCCAGTGGCAGTGCCAAGGGGGCCAGCGGCCGCCGCCTGACCTACGGCACTGTGGCCATCAACCCCAGCATCATTCCGTATGGTTCCCTGATGTACATCACCAGCGACGATGGAAAATTCGTCTATGGCTATGCCTACGCTGCGGATACCGGCACGGCTATGATGACCGGCCATGCGTTCATCGATCTGTACTATGAGACCTATGATGAGTCGGTGGATAACGCTGTCATCCCGGTGACGATCTATGTGCTGGACGACGAGACCGCCGCAAAGTACAAAGAACAAAATGATGCAATTTTGGAAGCCGATACCACGGTTGGCCGATAAAACACAAAAAAACAGCCTCTGCCTTTTCGGGCAGAGGCTGCTGCTGTTTAGGGGGCGGGTATCAATACGCCATGGGCTTCTCTTCTCCGGTCATCACGCGCAGGGCGCCCTGGCACAGGGCCAGCAGCTCATCCTCGCCGGGATAAACGGTGATGGGAGCGATGAAGCCGAGGTACTCTTTCAGGTACTTCTCGGTGTTGGGGTTGTAAGCAATGCCGCCGGTCAGGATGATCTGATCGACCTGGCCATGCAGGACAGCGGCCATAGCGCCGGCGTCCTTGGCGATCTGGTAGAAGAAGGCATCCCAGACCAGCTTGGCCTCGGCGTTGCCTTCGTCGGCCATCTTGCCCACGGTACGGGCATCGTTGGTGTGCAGGTAACCGTTGAAACCGCCGTTGCCACAGATCTTCTTGTAAACTTCCTGCTGGGTGTACTTGCCGCTGAAGCACATCTTGACCAGGTCGCCAACGGGTACGGTGCCGCTGCGCTCGGGGCTGAAGCAGCCTTCGCCGTCCAGAATGTTGTTGACATCGACGACCTTGCCGTGGTTGTGGGCACCGACAGAAACGCCGCCGCCCATGTGGATGACGATAAGGTTCAGATCCTCGTAGCGCTTGCCGTTCTCCTTGGCAAAGCGGCGGGCCACGGCCTTCTGGTTCAGGGCGTGGAAGATGGAGCGGCGGGGCAGTTCCGGCATGCCGGAGATGCGGGCCTTGTTGGTCAGCTCGTCGACAACGACGGGGTCAACGATGTAGCTGGGGATGCCCAGGCTGTCGCCGATCTCGCGGGCCAGGATGCCGCCCAGGTTGGAAGCGTGCTGGCCCTGGACACCGGCCTTCAGGTCAGCCAGCAGAGCGTCGCTGACGGGGTAGGTGCCGCCGGGGATGGGCTTGAGCAGGCCGCCGCGGCCGACGATGACGTTCAGGCTCTCGGGGGCGCAGTTCTTCTCTTTCAAAAAGTCCAGGATGATGGCCTTGCGGAAATCCTTCTGGTCGATGACACTGGCGTACTTGGCGATCTCCTCCGTGGGATGGCGCAGGGTTTCCTCAAACAGCAGGGTCTCGTCCTCAAAAACACCAACCTTGGTCGAGGTAGAACCCGGGTTGATGACCAGCGTTTTAATAGACATTTGAAACGTCTCCTTTTATTTCTTATTCAGCCAAGCCGGCGGCCACAACGGCGGCCAGGGCGATGGAGTTGACCTTCGTCTGGAAGGAGTCAGAGCGGCTGGTCAGGATGGCGGGCACCTTGGTGCCGGTCAGGATGCAGCCGTTCTTGCAATCGGCGGTGTGGACCAGCGTCTTGTAGACGAGGTTGCCGGCCTGGATGTCGGGGAACAGCAGGATGTCGGCATGGCCGGCAGCCGGGCGGTCCTGGGCACCCTTGTGGTGGGCGGCTTCGGGATCGATGGCGATGTCCATGGACAGGGGGCCGTCGACGACGCAGCCGGTGATCTTGCCCTCGGCGTTCATCTTGCGCAGCTCGTCGGCATCCACGGTGCAGGGCATCTTGGGGTTGACGACCTCAACGGCGGCCAGGGGAGCGACCTTCGGGCACTCGACGCCGCAGGCATGGGCCACGGCGACGGTGTTCTCGATGATATGTACTTTATCTTCCAGGGTGGGATAGGTCATAAAGGCAACGTCGGTCAGGAACAGCAGCTGCTCAATGCCCTTGACCTCGAACACGGCGACATGGGACAGGGTGTGGCCGGTGCGCAGGCCGACTTCCTTATCCAGCACGCTCTTCAGGAAGGTCTTGGTGTCCAGCAGGCCCTTCATGTACATGTTGGCCACACCGTCGTGGGCCAGCTTGACGGCCTTCAGCGAAGCCTGGACCTTGTCGGGCTCGTTGATGATTTCGTAGTCGGACAGGTCGATGTTCAGCTCACCGGCGATCTTGCGGATGGCGGCTTCATCGCCCACCAGGATGGCATCGGCAATGCCCTGTTTATGGGCAGCGTCTACGGCCTCCAGAACGGCATCGTCCTCGGCGGCGGCAACGGCCAGCTTCTGCTTGCCGCAGGTCTTTACTTTAGCGATCAGGTCCTCAAAATTCATTTTACAGCACCTCGTTTACTCTACATCACAAAATGTGTGGGAGGGCACAAACCCTCGCATGTTAAAATAATAACATATAGTTGCCCCAGGGTCAAGGGGATAATGTGAAAGATTTGACGCTCGTTTGTCTTAAGGCACCACCGCACAATTCCCGCCTAACGGCTTAAGCACCGCTTCGGCGGATCTCCGCGCCAAGAGCCGCCGCAAGCGGCGGTTGCGCTCCGAAGCGCCTCGCTGCGGCTCGGTGTGCGGCACGGCATCAGCGTTGCCAAAATGCTCGATAATACACAAAGTATTATCTGCGCTTTTGGCTTAGCAGTTGCCGCACCTCGCTCGCCGTATCGGCACTTAGAATTATGCGGTATTGCCTTAAGGGGCTGCTTCGGCGGCCCTGCCTACCTCGCGACAGGGCCTTTTATAGCGGCAGGCAGCCGTTAAGCCTTCCTTTTGGGTCTCCAAAAGTAACACCCGACGCCAGGAAACCGTTAAAACGAGTAAAGCGCCGCAAGGTGGCGCGGAAACGGAAGCAACAGACCCATCTACCTATTTAAATATAACAACCACCTCATCTGCCTTTAGCGCACCTACCAAAAGAAAAGGACAAAATATGTCTGAAAATTAACGAATAAAGCATTGACAAAACCTTAACAAGATGGTAAAACTATAGTAGTGAATTTGGCGAGACCCGCCACGCCACTGCTGCGGCACCGGCCGCCGCCCACCTGAGCAGGCAACATCTGCAACCAGACACGGCGCAGGTGCCTAAATTTCCGCCCGAAGATGTTTAATTTTTAACAATCGAACGGCGGTTTCCGAAAGGTTCAAACCAATATGCCCATTGCCATGTATCCCGGCAGTTTCGATCCCGTCACCCGCGGGCATCTGGATATTATCAAGCGCTCCAGCCGTATGTTCGACAAGGTCATCGTTGCGGTGCTGGTCAACAGTGCCAAACAGCCCTTGTTTACGGTCGAGGAGCGCGTTGCCATGCTACGGGAATGCTGCAAGGACATCCCCAACGTAGAAGTGGATTCCTTCAACGGCCTGACCGTCAGCTTCGCCAAACAGAAACACGCCACCGTCATGGTGCGCGGCCTGCGCGCGGTGACCGACTTTGAAAACGAGATCCAGCTGGCCCACACCAACTTCGCCATGGCGCCCGGCATCGAAACGGTCTTCCTGGCAACGGCCATCAAGTGGAGCTACCTTTCCTCCACCATCGTGCGGGAGGCAGCCCACTACGGCCAGGATGTTTCCAAGTTCGTGCCGTCCAACGTCGAGACCGCCCTCATCGCCAAGCGCGAAGCAGGGGAGCTTTAAATCCAAATCGTATTCACAGCCGGACATCGGCTTTGAAGATAAACAAGTTACTCAATAGTCTATCCGATTACTTTGAAAAGAACATTTTTGGAGGCTACTTATGAAAAAGATCGTCATCGCCAGCGCATGCCGTACTGCCATTGGCAAGTTCGGCGGCACCCTCGCCAATGTCCCCGCTGCTGAGCTGGGCTCCATCGTCATCAAAGAGGCTCTGAACCGCGCCAATGTCAAGCCGGAGCAGGTCGACCATGTTTACATGGGCTGCGTCATCCAGGCTGGCCTGGGCCAGAACGTTGCTCGTCAGGCTTCTCTGAAGGCCGGCCTGCCTATCGAGACCCCCGCCGTCACCGTCAACGTCGTCTGCGGCTCTGGTCTGAACTGCGTCAACATGGCTGCCCAGATGATCGAGGCCGGCGATGCCGACATCGTCGTTGCAGGCGGTATGGAGAACATGGACATGGCTCCCTTCGCTATGATGAAGGGCCGCTACGGCTACCGCATGGGTTCCCCCATGGGCAAGAGCGAGCTGGTTGACACCATGGTCAACGATGCTCTGTGGGATGCTACCGGCTACAACATGCACATGGGCATGACCGCCGAGAACGTCTGCACCAACGAGACCTACCAGAAGAAGTACGGCTACAACCCCATCACCCGTGAGGAGCTGGATGCCTTCTCCTATCGTTCTCAGGAAAAGGCTGCCAAGGCTATTGCCGACGGTGCTTTCAAGGATGAGATCGTCCCCGTTGTCATCAAGGGCAAGAAGGGCGACACCGTGTTTGATACCGATGAAGGTCCTCGCCTGAGCTCCATGGAAGTTCTGGCTAAGCTGAAGCCCTGCTTCAAGAAGGACGGCATCGTCACCGCTGCTAACTCCTCCGCCATCAACGACGGCGCTGCTGCTCTGGTCATCATGAGCGAGGAGAAAGCCAAGGAGCTGGGCGTTGAGCCTCTGGCCACCTGGGTTGCCGGTGCTCTGGCTGGTGTTGAGCCCGAGGTCATGGGTCTGGGCCCCATCGCCGCCACCAAGAAGGTCATGGCCAAGACCGGCCTGACCGTCGACGACATGGATCTGATCGAGGCCAACGAGGCTTTCGCTGCTCAGTCTGTGGCTGTTGGCCAGGCTCTGCACTTCGACCAGGAGAAGCTGAACGTCAACGGCGGCGCTATCGCTCTGGGCCATCCCGTTGGTGCTTCCGGTGCCCGTATCCTCGTCACCCTGCTGTACGCCATGAAGCATCGCGGCGCTCATAAGGGCCTGGCTACCCTGTGCATCGGCGGCGGCATGGGCTGCGCCACCATCGTTGAAATGTAATCATCGGAGGAGTTTACCATGTCCTTTGTTACTACCGAGATCCAGGACGCCGTTGCCGTCCTGACAATCGACCGCCCGAAAGCCCTCAACGCTCTGAACCCCGAGGTTCTTGCTGACCTGAAGGCTGCCTTCGAGGCCATCGATCAGAACACCGTCCGCTGTGTCGTCCTGACCGGCGCCGGTGACAAGAGCTTCGTTGCGGGCGCTGACATCGGCTCGATGTCCACCATGACCAAGGCCGAGGGCGAGGCTTTCGGCAAGCTGGGCAACGATGTCTTCCTGATGATCGAGCACTTCCCGCTGCCGGTCATCGCTGCCGTCAACGGCTTTGCCCTGGGCGGCGGTAATGAGCTGGCCATGAGCTGCGACATCCGTCTCTGCTCCGACAATGCCGTCTTCGGTCAGCCCGAAGTAGGCCTGGGCATCACGCCGGGCTTCGGCGGTACCCAGCGCCTGGCCCGTCTGGTCGGTATGGGCATGGCCAAGCAGCTGGTCTACTCTGCCCTGAACATCAAGGCAGACGAGGCCCTGCGCATCGGCCTGGTCAACGCCGTGTACACCCAGGAAGAGCTGGTGCCTGCCGCCCTCAAGCTGGCTGGCAAGATCGCTAAGAATGCCCCCATTGCCGTGCGCAACTGCAAGAAGGCTATTAACGACGGCATCAGCCTGCCCATCGAGAAGGCTGTTGAGGTCGAGGAGAAGCTCTTCGGCGATTGCTTCGAGACCCACGATCAGGTCGAGGGTATGGGCTGCTTCCTGAGCCGCGAGAAGCCGAAGCCGAAACCGGTCTTCACCAACAACTGATTTCCGCAAGCAGGGGAGGGGCGCTTGGCGCCCCGCACCCCGCCGTTTTAAAAAGAACATTTTAGAACAAATTGGGAGGTTACTACTATGAAGGTAGGCGTTATTGGCGCTGGCACTATGGGCCAGGGCATTGCAAAGGCTTTTGCACAGGTCGAGGGCTACACCGTGGCTCTGTGCGACATCAAGCAGGAGTGGGCTGACAACGGCAAGGCTAAGATCGCCGCCGGCTACGCCAAGCTGGTTGCCAAGGGCAAGCTGGACCAGGCTGAAGTTGACCGCCGCATGGCTGCCATCACCGCTGGCCTGAAAGAGGATCTGTGCGCTGACTGCGACCTGATCGTCGAGGCTGCTTTCGAGGATATGAAGGTCAAGCAGACCACCTTCGGCGAGCTGGATAAGATCTGCAAGCCCGAGTGTGTTTTCGCTTCCAACACCTCTTCTCTGTCCATCACCGAGATCGGCAAGGGCCTGAGCCGTCCCCTGGTCGGCATGCACTTCTTCAACCCCGCTGACCGCATGAAGCTCATCGAGGTCATCGCCGGTGTGAACACTCCCGCCGAGACCGTGGAGACCATCAAGAAGATCAGCACCGAGATCGGCAAGAGCCCGGTCCAGGTCAACGAGGCTGCCGGCTTCGTCGTCAACCGCATCCTGATCCCCATGATC is a window encoding:
- the buk gene encoding butyrate kinase; this translates as MSIKTLVINPGSTSTKVGVFEDETLLFEETLRHPTEEIAKYASVIDQKDFRKAIILDFLKEKNCAPESLNVIVGRGGLLKPIPGGTYPVSDALLADLKAGVQGQHASNLGGILAREIGDSLGIPSYIVDPVVVDELTNKARISGMPELPRRSIFHALNQKAVARRFAKENGKRYEDLNLIVIHMGGGVSVGAHNHGKVVDVNNILDGEGCFSPERSGTVPVGDLVKMCFSGKYTQQEVYKKICGNGGFNGYLHTNDARTVGKMADEGNAEAKLVWDAFFYQIAKDAGAMAAVLHGQVDQIILTGGIAYNPNTEKYLKEYLGFIAPITVYPGEDELLALCQGALRVMTGEEKPMAY
- a CDS encoding 3D domain-containing protein — its product is MPLSVKTKEHFRRRMALAGPKWGALMGGAVALAGVIMFTTSALHFVTVTDTHGGNTRILTVNQTEAAVLAQAGVAPLGENDRIVTSETPDGELMQVLRAYTVPVTADGQTQEIITTGATTRDLLTQAGLTYTEEDYLTPAADETVPEGGSVTLQRVSYVEYTEDETVPSEVEEIPTSLYYRKQDKVQVVQQGTDGLDTVTYRETWVDGQQVDTEEIGRETQIGMIPTIQKVYGEQASVSSFVGPEVEDGVPVEGVAAVYTSQRATAYSASGSAKGASGRRLTYGTVAINPSIIPYGSLMYITSDDGKFVYGYAYAADTGTAMMTGHAFIDLYYETYDESVDNAVIPVTIYVLDDETAAKYKEQNDAILEADTTVGR
- a CDS encoding response regulator codes for the protein MKEGGRSVYRIAVLAEQEAERQRYAEQITRFCEAKGLFPQVMQYDDQERFFETAQKDAPTNAVIALSGVAGLNAAEHLRSLCPACRMIWCSDLDFSLHAFRLRADYFLMKPVSEEAFRQGLNAWIE
- a CDS encoding 3-hydroxyacyl-CoA dehydrogenase NAD-binding domain-containing protein, whose product is MKVGVIGAGTMGQGIAKAFAQVEGYTVALCDIKQEWADNGKAKIAAGYAKLVAKGKLDQAEVDRRMAAITAGLKEDLCADCDLIVEAAFEDMKVKQTTFGELDKICKPECVFASNTSSLSITEIGKGLSRPLVGMHFFNPADRMKLIEVIAGVNTPAETVETIKKISTEIGKSPVQVNEAAGFVVNRILIPMINEAAFIKMEGVSDIAGIDTAMKLGANHPMGPLELGDFVGLDICLAIMDVLYKETGDSKYRACPLIRKMVRGGNLGCKTGKGFYVYNADRTKTAVDAL
- a CDS encoding acetyl-CoA C-acetyltransferase gives rise to the protein MKKIVIASACRTAIGKFGGTLANVPAAELGSIVIKEALNRANVKPEQVDHVYMGCVIQAGLGQNVARQASLKAGLPIETPAVTVNVVCGSGLNCVNMAAQMIEAGDADIVVAGGMENMDMAPFAMMKGRYGYRMGSPMGKSELVDTMVNDALWDATGYNMHMGMTAENVCTNETYQKKYGYNPITREELDAFSYRSQEKAAKAIADGAFKDEIVPVVIKGKKGDTVFDTDEGPRLSSMEVLAKLKPCFKKDGIVTAANSSAINDGAAALVIMSEEKAKELGVEPLATWVAGALAGVEPEVMGLGPIAATKKVMAKTGLTVDDMDLIEANEAFAAQSVAVGQALHFDQEKLNVNGGAIALGHPVGASGARILVTLLYAMKHRGAHKGLATLCIGGGMGCATIVEM
- the ptb gene encoding phosphate butyryltransferase, translated to MNFEDLIAKVKTCGKQKLAVAAAEDDAVLEAVDAAHKQGIADAILVGDEAAIRKIAGELNIDLSDYEIINEPDKVQASLKAVKLAHDGVANMYMKGLLDTKTFLKSVLDKEVGLRTGHTLSHVAVFEVKGIEQLLFLTDVAFMTYPTLEDKVHIIENTVAVAHACGVECPKVAPLAAVEVVNPKMPCTVDADELRKMNAEGKITGCVVDGPLSMDIAIDPEAAHHKGAQDRPAAGHADILLFPDIQAGNLVYKTLVHTADCKNGCILTGTKVPAILTSRSDSFQTKVNSIALAAVVAAGLAE
- a CDS encoding enoyl-CoA hydratase-related protein is translated as MSFVTTEIQDAVAVLTIDRPKALNALNPEVLADLKAAFEAIDQNTVRCVVLTGAGDKSFVAGADIGSMSTMTKAEGEAFGKLGNDVFLMIEHFPLPVIAAVNGFALGGGNELAMSCDIRLCSDNAVFGQPEVGLGITPGFGGTQRLARLVGMGMAKQLVYSALNIKADEALRIGLVNAVYTQEELVPAALKLAGKIAKNAPIAVRNCKKAINDGISLPIEKAVEVEEKLFGDCFETHDQVEGMGCFLSREKPKPKPVFTNN
- the coaD gene encoding pantetheine-phosphate adenylyltransferase; amino-acid sequence: MPIAMYPGSFDPVTRGHLDIIKRSSRMFDKVIVAVLVNSAKQPLFTVEERVAMLRECCKDIPNVEVDSFNGLTVSFAKQKHATVMVRGLRAVTDFENEIQLAHTNFAMAPGIETVFLATAIKWSYLSSTIVREAAHYGQDVSKFVPSNVETALIAKREAGEL